From Pseudoalteromonas piratica:
ATGAAAAATATCGAAATGTCAGAAGAAGAAATAGAAAATGTAAAATCAATATTCTTTTTTCGTGATTTTCCCAATACAAGTGTAAAAACATACCAAGCCTCTAGAGTTGCTATTGAAGTGTTAGATCCTAAGCAGCTGTATAAGGGGCTAGAGAGATTAAATGAAGGTGAAAGCTTTGAAATTGTGTTTAATTTTTGAGTGGTAAGGTGACTTTTAACTGATTGATATTGTGTTAAATACAGCGTTAAAAAAACAATAATTAAGAGGAGTAAAGTATTATGTCTTTCCTATCAAGAACCATCATATTAATTGCTTTTTGTTTTTCATTTGAAGTTTGTGCAACAGAAGAGCACTTATTGAAGCTTGATACTGGTTTGCTCGAGGGGGTTAATGAAGCGGATTTTACCTACAAACTAATAGAGGTTAATGATACTGGGAAGCATCGATTTTTTTCGTTGAGAATTGTCAGTGCATTCAAAAAGGGTAGGTTACGGGAATTTACTGATAAGGATATTACTTGTACAAATGTCAAATGCACCATTTCAATTTTAGAAGAAAAGGAACAAGTTTATTTAGCTCTTTATCCTGTAGCAGGCGGATATAAAATTGTAGAGACTTATCTTAATAACGCAGGGAAGTATATTCTTTCTCATACATACGATGTTGTACCACAAAAAAAGAAGTCGACCGTAAGAGAGTTCGTTGAGAAATATAAATCAAGCATCGATAGATTAAGCTCACTAAAAAGTTATGGCATTTATGGGTTTTGGTTAGGTGTATTAAGTTTTGACGATAGACGTGAACTGATCAGCTTCGAGATTAATGAAAATGGCAAATCTCATTTTGTCCGATTTTTAAATGGAGAAAATTCATCTATGAATATCGATTTTTATCCAGAAAACATAATTCGTAAAAATGATTACATTGAGATCACTACCGAAAATAAAGTTTTTGCAAACAAATTAATCATTCATGATACTGAATCAGTACTTGAAGGCTATTTTTATTCGGTTCACAAAGGTGTAACTCTTCAAAAAGGCACCTTTAAATTATACCGAATGGAGTAATTGATTTAACTCTTTTAAAAAACAAGTGCGTCATGGATGACGCAAGATAAATGCAGGGAGGCAAGTGTGGGTTTTTAAATGCCGCTCTAAAGTAATGTCACCAGAGCGGCAAGGTGGCTATCAAAAGCTAAACCTCAATCCTTTATCCAAACGAAATCGATTTTCTGCCGGTTTTTTTATCTTTAGTTTTTGCGTTTTTAGCGGCTGGTTTTTTATCCGTCTTTTTCGCTTTTGCAGGCGACGGATTATTCGCCGGAGTTGCTGCTTTTGACGGTTCAGTTACTGGCTGATATTCAGCCGCGTCATCGTCTTTATAGTCGTCTTCAAATGATTCGCTATCTTGGTAGTCACCCTCAGTGCTTTCGCCTGAAAATTCGGCAACTTGGAAAAGTTGGCCGTTGAATTCTACCGTGTCACCTGCGTATACTTTTTTGCGTTTTTGTAGGCAAATTTCACCATTAAGAGCAACATAGCCGTCGGCAATTAGCATTTTTGCTTGGCCGCCAGACTCAACAAGATCAAGTAGCTTTAATAAGTTACATAATTCAATCGGTTGCTCTTCAAGTTCTACAACAAAAGCTTGTGACATGGATAAATCTCTTAACTAGTTTTCGCTGGCTATTGTATCAAACTTATAGGTGCGGTCGAGTTCGCTGATGCCTAAACCTGACTTTTTACGCACTTTAATTTGCACTGGTATACGCTCTTTCATCGCATCGATATGACTTATTACGCCAATAGTTTTGCCACTGGCATGTAAGTTATCAAGCGCATCAAGGGCGATATCGAGGGTTTCTTTATCGAGTGTGCCAAAACCTTCATCTAGAAACAGTGAATCAATACTCACTTTATGACTAACCAAATCAGAAAGGGCTAGCGCCAAAGCAAGGCTCACTAAAAAGCTTTCACCGCCAGATAGGGTGTTGGTATCGCGTACTTGCTCGCCCTGCCAAAGGTCGATAATTTGCATTTCTAACGACTGATCTTCCTTGCGTTTTAATCGGTAGCGGCCAGTGAGCTTTTCAAGTTGTCGATTGGCAAGA
This genomic window contains:
- a CDS encoding RNA-binding S4 domain-containing protein — encoded protein: MSQAFVVELEEQPIELCNLLKLLDLVESGGQAKMLIADGYVALNGEICLQKRKKVYAGDTVEFNGQLFQVAEFSGESTEGDYQDSESFEDDYKDDDAAEYQPVTEPSKAATPANNPSPAKAKKTDKKPAAKNAKTKDKKTGRKSISFG